A window from Synechococcus sp. RSCCF101 encodes these proteins:
- a CDS encoding peptide ligase PGM1-related protein translates to MTRLSFRQLQDRLRRDWCALGPGALAHFDPLIIPSLSLEQREIALVPGVHHYEERQLFDLIRLRHPQVQATYVTSKLLPELVVDAVLELLPSMPAAHARRRLHLFDADDASPRPLSEKLLERPALLRRIASALRPERTVMTCFNVTPLEKELSERLQIPLLGTDPQLDHWGSKAGSRALFALAGVPHPPGSPLVHHLDGLAEVAAELWEGCGGLAHAVVKLNHGFSGEGNARLPLAPLQLEDLSPRQRRERLARAMDSLPMPVGDWQELLVAQGALVEAWLEPLGGEQRSPSVQGTIHPDGGVEVVSTHEQILGGPSGQTYLGCRFPADPAYRRALHDHGLAVGRLLADAGALDRFSVDFIARRRPPGASPSPAWDLQAIEINLRQGGTTHPFMALRHTTNGQLTASGDYLTPTGEALYYRATDNFADPRLRGLLPIDLIELVAEAELHFDPARLRGSLFHLLGCLSEHGKLGMTCIGRSPEEAEQVYGATAERLLDRAVALHLG, encoded by the coding sequence GTGACGCGCCTGAGTTTCCGGCAGTTGCAGGACCGGCTGCGGCGCGACTGGTGCGCGCTGGGCCCCGGAGCCCTGGCCCACTTTGACCCGCTGATCATCCCCTCGCTCAGCCTGGAGCAGCGGGAGATCGCCCTGGTGCCGGGCGTGCACCACTACGAGGAGCGCCAGCTGTTCGACCTGATCCGGCTCCGCCATCCCCAGGTGCAGGCCACCTACGTGACCAGCAAGCTGCTGCCGGAGCTGGTGGTGGATGCGGTGCTGGAACTGCTGCCGAGCATGCCGGCTGCCCATGCGCGCCGCCGCCTGCATCTGTTCGACGCCGATGACGCCTCCCCCCGGCCCCTGTCCGAGAAGCTGCTGGAACGGCCGGCCCTGCTGCGTCGGATCGCGTCTGCGCTCCGGCCGGAGCGCACGGTGATGACCTGCTTCAACGTGACGCCTCTGGAGAAGGAGCTCTCCGAGCGTCTGCAGATCCCACTCCTGGGAACCGATCCGCAGCTGGATCACTGGGGCAGCAAGGCGGGCAGCCGGGCCCTGTTCGCCCTTGCGGGAGTGCCCCATCCGCCCGGCAGCCCCCTGGTGCATCACCTGGACGGGCTGGCCGAGGTGGCCGCGGAGCTCTGGGAGGGCTGTGGCGGGCTGGCCCACGCCGTGGTCAAGCTCAATCACGGCTTCAGCGGCGAAGGCAACGCCCGCCTGCCCCTCGCGCCGCTGCAGCTGGAGGACCTGAGCCCGCGGCAGCGGCGCGAGCGGCTGGCCCGGGCGATGGACAGCCTGCCGATGCCGGTGGGCGACTGGCAGGAGCTGCTGGTCGCCCAGGGGGCTCTGGTGGAGGCCTGGCTGGAGCCGCTGGGCGGTGAGCAGCGCTCCCCCAGCGTCCAGGGCACCATCCATCCCGATGGCGGCGTGGAGGTGGTCTCCACCCATGAGCAGATCCTGGGCGGTCCCTCGGGCCAGACCTACCTGGGGTGCCGCTTCCCGGCCGATCCGGCCTACCGGCGCGCTCTGCACGATCACGGTCTCGCCGTGGGCCGGCTGCTGGCCGATGCGGGGGCCCTCGATCGCTTCTCGGTCGATTTCATCGCCCGGCGCCGGCCGCCGGGCGCTTCCCCCTCCCCGGCCTGGGATCTGCAGGCGATCGAGATCAACCTGCGCCAGGGCGGCACAACCCATCCGTTCATGGCCCTGCGCCACACCACGAACGGGCAGCTGACCGCTTCAGGCGACTACCTCACCCCCACCGGCGAGGCGCTCTACTACCGAGCCACGGACAACTTCGCCGATCCGCGTCTGCGGGGGCTGCTGCCGATCGATCTGATCGAGCTGGTGGCCGAAGCGGAGCTTCACTTCGATCCCGCCCGTCTGCGCGGCAGCCTGTTTCACCTGCTGGGCTGCCTGTCGGAGCACGGCAAGCTCGGCATGACCTGCATCGGCCGCAGCCCCGAGGAGGCCGAGCAGGTCTACGGCGCCACCGCGGAACGGCTGCTGGATCGCGCCGTGGCCCTGCATCTGGGCTGA
- the cbiE gene encoding precorrin-6y C5,15-methyltransferase (decarboxylating) subunit CbiE, with translation MAHDPRPSPRIHVIGCDAGAPGTLPAAAQRLLCRAGVIAAPSRLHPALLAWWRQSPKAVHRRDPELLASNRPEALMADLERWLAAEATENPAVVLASGDPLWFGIGRLLLERFGPDCLAFHPAPSSLQLAFARLRRPWQDASWVSVHGREPEPLAAALQRRPEALAVLPDPAQGGAAAVRSILRASGLEAAYRFWICARLGHPGELVQQIEPGEPLPEALDPLHLVLLLKAPLPEPMELPLFGVDDGQWHQHPDQPGLMTKREVRVQLLADLDLPAAGVLWDLGAGVGSVGLEALRLRPGLRLHAVERRGGGAAVIRANAQRMGVSPAAVLEADALALLEQPAALPDPDRVLLGGGGSDRVRLLERVLERLRPDGVVVVPLATLEAIGPLRALFERQSLQVRISQLQSWRGLPLAGGTRLAPMNPVFILTGVAPKPRQDAVAPEAPPR, from the coding sequence ATCGCCCACGATCCTCGGCCCAGCCCCCGCATCCATGTGATCGGCTGCGACGCGGGCGCCCCCGGCACGCTCCCCGCCGCTGCGCAGCGACTCCTCTGCCGCGCCGGGGTCATCGCGGCGCCGTCCCGGCTGCACCCGGCCCTCCTGGCCTGGTGGCGGCAGTCCCCAAAGGCCGTGCATCGACGCGATCCGGAGCTGCTGGCCAGCAACCGGCCCGAGGCCCTGATGGCCGATCTGGAGCGTTGGCTGGCCGCCGAGGCGACGGAGAACCCCGCGGTCGTGCTCGCCAGCGGCGATCCGCTCTGGTTCGGCATCGGCCGGCTCCTGCTGGAGCGGTTCGGCCCCGACTGTCTCGCCTTTCACCCCGCCCCCAGCTCGCTGCAGCTGGCCTTCGCCCGGCTCCGGCGCCCCTGGCAGGACGCGAGCTGGGTGAGCGTGCATGGGCGGGAGCCGGAACCCCTCGCGGCGGCCCTGCAGCGCCGGCCGGAGGCCCTGGCGGTGCTGCCCGACCCGGCCCAGGGCGGTGCGGCCGCGGTGCGCTCCATCCTGCGCGCCTCCGGCCTGGAGGCCGCCTACCGGTTCTGGATCTGCGCGCGTCTGGGTCACCCCGGTGAACTCGTGCAGCAGATCGAGCCCGGGGAGCCGCTGCCCGAGGCCCTGGACCCCCTGCATCTCGTGCTGCTGCTGAAGGCACCGCTGCCGGAGCCGATGGAGCTGCCCCTCTTCGGTGTGGACGACGGCCAGTGGCATCAGCACCCCGACCAGCCCGGCCTGATGACCAAGCGGGAGGTGCGGGTGCAGCTGCTGGCCGATCTGGATCTGCCCGCCGCCGGCGTGCTCTGGGACCTCGGCGCCGGTGTGGGCAGCGTCGGGCTGGAAGCCCTGCGGCTGCGGCCGGGCCTGCGGCTCCATGCCGTGGAGCGCCGCGGTGGTGGTGCGGCCGTGATCCGAGCCAATGCCCAGCGGATGGGCGTGAGCCCCGCCGCGGTCCTGGAGGCCGATGCCCTGGCGCTGCTGGAGCAGCCGGCCGCCCTGCCGGACCCGGACCGGGTGCTGTTGGGGGGTGGCGGTTCCGATCGGGTGAGGCTGCTGGAGCGGGTGCTCGAGCGGTTGCGGCCCGACGGGGTCGTGGTGGTGCCCCTGGCCACGCTGGAGGCCATCGGGCCGTTGCGGGCCCTGTTCGAGCGGCAGTCGCTTCAGGTGCGCATCAGCCAGCTCCAGAGCTGGCGCGGCCTCCCGCTGGCCGGCGGCACACGCCTGGCGCCGATGAATCCCGTCTTCATCCTCACGGGCGTGGCCCCGAAGCCTCGCCAGGATGCGGTGGCCCCTGAGGCTCCCCCCCGGTGA
- a CDS encoding sulfite exporter TauE/SafE family protein, which yields MSAVSLADPTSLLLLAGGGLIGALLAVLGAGGSILLLPLLVSGAGLPTNQAVPLSLMVVALLALANVGPYLQRRQLAPRPALLLGLPALAGSWAGGSLVKSGWIPEAAQLTVFIAAALTASWLLTRSPGGAKTTAAAARTGGGRDTVLALQGVLVGLLTGVAGVGGGFAIVPALVLMAGLPMATASGTSLALIALNALVALLALGQWPGPALPLLIPLLLGGAGGALIGQCLAPHLPERRLRQGFSALLVGSALLTGIEVWQRHGRGTPSGQITLEQQATAWTPSGHDRNDVFASLENPHNISSNQGLARTSLPDSVS from the coding sequence ATGAGCGCTGTTTCCTTGGCGGACCCCACCTCCCTGCTGCTGCTGGCCGGCGGGGGCCTGATCGGAGCCCTGCTGGCCGTGCTCGGTGCCGGTGGCTCGATCCTGCTGCTGCCCCTGCTCGTGAGCGGCGCGGGGCTGCCCACCAACCAGGCGGTGCCGCTCTCGCTGATGGTGGTGGCGCTGCTGGCCCTCGCCAACGTGGGGCCCTACCTGCAGCGGCGCCAGCTGGCCCCGAGGCCGGCGCTGCTGCTGGGCCTGCCCGCCCTGGCGGGCAGCTGGGCCGGCGGCAGCCTGGTGAAGAGCGGATGGATCCCCGAGGCGGCTCAGCTGACGGTGTTCATCGCGGCGGCTCTCACCGCCAGCTGGCTGCTGACCCGGTCGCCCGGAGGCGCGAAGACCACCGCTGCCGCGGCCCGGACCGGCGGGGGCAGAGACACGGTGCTGGCCCTGCAGGGCGTGCTGGTGGGCCTGCTCACCGGCGTGGCAGGCGTGGGCGGCGGCTTCGCGATCGTGCCGGCCCTGGTGCTGATGGCCGGGCTGCCGATGGCCACGGCCAGCGGCACCAGCCTCGCCCTGATCGCCCTCAATGCCCTGGTGGCCCTGCTGGCCCTGGGCCAGTGGCCCGGACCCGCGCTGCCCCTGCTCATCCCACTGCTGCTGGGCGGAGCCGGCGGCGCGCTGATCGGCCAGTGCCTGGCTCCCCACCTGCCCGAGCGGCGCCTGCGCCAGGGCTTCTCGGCCCTGCTGGTCGGCTCAGCGCTGTTGACGGGGATCGAGGTGTGGCAGCGGCATGGACGTGGCACGCCCTCAGGACAAATCACACTCGAACAGCAAGCGACTGCCTGGACGCCATCAGGACATGACAGAAATGATGTTTTCGCATCTTTAGAGAATCCGCATAATATTTCATCCAATCAAGGCCTGGCTAGAACGAGCCTGCCAGACTCAGTCTCATGA
- a CDS encoding calcium-binding protein encodes MTTPSPEVNTFVLADDGVYNFSDFADTVNLNNFSELLGKPIRMLGGNDIVTGADINSPGYDNLVNGNLGADSLRGGSFREFYRGGKEDDGLFLRDDADFGNGNNGNDSLFGENGNDLIRGGKGSDNLSGGNGNDILIGDFGRDSLRGSSGRDRFVIRTDSTEIDGENFANLSPNVGEVDVIRDFTFTDQDRILLPGVSNRDQLRIDEFNTTSSTISVDLGSGFQFAVVVQNVTASSLEAASGTAIIIGATADDFLSQSNPDFFLSNPNLWSTIS; translated from the coding sequence ATGACAACCCCCTCCCCCGAAGTCAATACCTTTGTTCTTGCTGACGACGGCGTCTACAACTTTTCCGACTTTGCCGACACCGTCAATCTGAACAATTTTTCCGAGCTCCTGGGCAAACCGATCCGCATGCTCGGCGGCAACGATATTGTCACGGGGGCGGATATCAACTCGCCTGGGTACGACAACCTGGTCAACGGCAACCTTGGCGCGGACAGCCTGAGAGGCGGCTCATTTCGAGAGTTCTACAGGGGCGGCAAGGAGGACGATGGACTGTTCCTACGGGACGATGCCGATTTCGGCAATGGCAACAATGGGAATGACAGCCTTTTTGGCGAGAACGGAAATGATCTGATTCGAGGCGGCAAAGGCAGCGACAACCTTAGCGGGGGAAATGGAAATGACATCCTGATCGGCGACTTCGGCAGGGATTCTCTGCGTGGGTCAAGCGGAAGGGATCGCTTTGTCATCCGCACGGACAGCACCGAAATCGATGGCGAAAACTTCGCCAATCTATCACCTAATGTCGGCGAAGTGGACGTCATTCGAGACTTCACCTTCACCGATCAAGATCGAATTCTTCTTCCCGGTGTCTCCAACAGAGATCAACTGAGGATCGACGAGTTCAATACCACCAGCTCCACCATCAGCGTTGACCTCGGCTCGGGATTTCAGTTTGCTGTTGTTGTCCAGAACGTGACCGCCAGTTCTCTTGAAGCAGCTTCCGGCACAGCAATCATCATCGGCGCCACGGCGGACGACTTCCTCAGTCAGTCGAACCCAGACTTTTTCCTGTCCAACCCCAATCTCTGGTCAACCATTTCCTGA
- a CDS encoding GH116 family glycosyl hydrolase: MAPLGLTSLRDRFRSQPEEPALEASWSRAFGMGWEKPFTVRYASNLDDGPWHGMPLGGLGAGCIGRSSRGDFTLWHLDGGEHWFGTLPDCQFSLFETGSEGSRAHALAVAPERDDSRPDATDPPLAAWNWYPASDDQQQTGRYEARYPVSRIGYEGVFRAEVSCEAFSPILPGDYRLSSYPVAVFRWRLNNPTRQRLDCSLLLTWRNTCGWFTNTDPSAQVHFRDDGSPEHNYVPAIGRGRGQRNRKLDEGGLCGVLLEGERSVPLAEGQGQWCLAVPGDLDGVQVQRCSRWDPSGDGSEIWRSFAADGSIPDSDNDRTSRGDEQASAAMALRFSLEPGASIEIPVVISWDLPVTSFASGCRALRRYTDVFGSGGDQAAAIASEALAHWRSWREAIDRWQQPVLERRELPENLRMALFNELYDLASGGTLWTAADADNPVGRFGVLECVDYAWYESLDVRLYGSFALLQLWPELDKAVLRSFARAIPAGDPTPRPIGWYFTQGRGRVEAPRKRVGATPHDLGAPNERPFEATNYTAYQDCNLWKDLASDFVLQVWRTFLLAPGGEDLRFLADCWPAAVQALDYLKRFDENDDGLPDNGGAPDQTFDDWPLQGVSAYCGALWIAALEAALAMAQRLQLELGLDTAEEQHRFGGWLEQSRSHFDPLLWNGEHYAIDACSGTPVVMADQLCGDFYARLLGLPPVVSEERARSSLKAVREACFERFEGGRLGAANGLRRDGTPLDPEGTHPLEVWTGINFGLAAYYRLMGEGSTAEAICSAVVDQVYSGGLQFRTPEAITAAGTFRACHYLRAMAIWALWATHTDWQPIPGAEARP, translated from the coding sequence ATGGCGCCCCTCGGCCTGACCAGCCTGCGCGACCGCTTCCGCTCCCAGCCGGAGGAGCCGGCCCTGGAGGCCAGCTGGAGTCGGGCCTTCGGGATGGGATGGGAAAAGCCCTTCACCGTCCGCTACGCCAGCAATCTCGACGACGGTCCCTGGCACGGCATGCCCCTCGGCGGGCTGGGAGCCGGCTGCATCGGCCGCAGCTCCCGCGGGGATTTCACCCTCTGGCACCTCGATGGCGGTGAGCACTGGTTCGGCACCCTGCCGGACTGCCAGTTCTCCCTGTTCGAAACCGGCAGCGAGGGATCGCGGGCCCACGCCCTGGCCGTCGCCCCCGAGCGGGACGATTCACGGCCCGATGCCACTGACCCGCCTCTGGCGGCCTGGAACTGGTACCCGGCCAGCGACGACCAGCAACAAACGGGCCGCTACGAAGCGCGCTACCCCGTCAGCCGCATCGGTTACGAGGGGGTGTTCCGGGCCGAGGTGAGCTGCGAGGCCTTCAGCCCCATCCTTCCCGGCGACTACCGGCTCAGCAGCTATCCGGTGGCGGTGTTCCGCTGGCGCCTGAACAACCCGACCCGCCAGCGGCTCGATTGTTCCCTGCTGCTCACCTGGCGCAACACCTGCGGCTGGTTCACCAACACCGATCCCTCGGCGCAGGTGCACTTCCGCGACGACGGCAGCCCCGAGCACAACTACGTGCCGGCCATCGGCCGCGGCCGCGGGCAGCGCAACCGCAAGCTGGATGAGGGCGGACTCTGCGGCGTGCTGCTGGAGGGCGAGCGCAGCGTGCCGCTGGCCGAGGGGCAGGGTCAGTGGTGCCTGGCGGTGCCCGGCGATCTGGACGGCGTGCAGGTGCAGCGCTGCAGCCGCTGGGACCCCAGCGGCGACGGCAGCGAGATCTGGCGCTCCTTCGCCGCTGACGGCTCCATTCCCGACAGCGACAACGACCGCACCAGCCGCGGCGACGAGCAGGCCAGTGCCGCCATGGCGCTGCGCTTCTCCCTGGAGCCGGGGGCCAGCATCGAGATTCCGGTGGTGATCAGCTGGGATCTCCCCGTCACCAGCTTCGCCAGCGGCTGCCGGGCCCTGCGCCGCTACACCGATGTGTTCGGCAGCGGCGGCGATCAGGCGGCGGCCATCGCCAGCGAGGCCCTGGCCCACTGGCGCAGCTGGCGGGAGGCGATCGATCGCTGGCAGCAGCCGGTGCTGGAGCGGCGCGAGCTGCCCGAGAACCTGCGCATGGCCCTGTTCAACGAGCTCTACGACCTGGCCAGCGGCGGCACGCTCTGGACCGCTGCCGATGCCGACAACCCGGTGGGTCGCTTCGGGGTGCTGGAGTGCGTGGATTACGCCTGGTACGAGAGCCTCGATGTGCGGCTCTACGGCTCCTTCGCCCTGCTGCAGCTCTGGCCCGAGCTGGACAAGGCGGTGCTGCGCAGTTTCGCCCGGGCCATCCCTGCAGGCGATCCCACGCCGCGCCCGATCGGCTGGTACTTCACCCAGGGCCGCGGCCGCGTCGAGGCGCCGCGCAAGCGGGTGGGGGCCACGCCCCACGACCTCGGCGCCCCCAACGAACGCCCCTTCGAGGCGACGAACTACACCGCCTATCAGGACTGCAACCTCTGGAAGGACCTGGCCAGCGATTTCGTGCTGCAGGTGTGGCGCACCTTCCTGCTGGCACCCGGCGGCGAGGACCTGCGCTTCCTGGCCGACTGCTGGCCGGCGGCGGTGCAGGCGCTCGACTACCTCAAGCGCTTCGATGAGAACGACGACGGCCTGCCGGACAACGGCGGTGCCCCGGACCAGACCTTCGACGACTGGCCCCTGCAGGGCGTGAGCGCCTATTGCGGCGCCCTCTGGATCGCGGCCCTCGAAGCCGCCCTGGCCATGGCCCAGCGCCTGCAGCTGGAACTGGGACTGGACACCGCCGAGGAGCAGCACCGCTTCGGCGGCTGGCTGGAGCAGAGCCGCAGTCACTTCGATCCCCTGCTCTGGAACGGTGAGCACTACGCCATCGATGCCTGCAGCGGCACACCGGTGGTGATGGCGGATCAGCTCTGCGGCGATTTCTACGCCCGCCTGCTGGGCCTGCCACCGGTGGTGAGCGAGGAGAGGGCCCGCAGCAGCCTGAAGGCGGTGCGGGAGGCCTGCTTCGAGCGCTTCGAGGGCGGGCGCCTGGGGGCGGCCAACGGTCTGCGCCGCGATGGCACGCCCCTGGATCCCGAAGGCACCCATCCGCTCGAGGTCTGGACCGGCATCAACTTCGGCCTGGCCGCCTACTACCGGCTGATGGGGGAGGGGAGCACGGCCGAGGCCATCTGCAGCGCCGTGGTGGATCAGGTGTACAGCGGCGGGCTGCAGTTCCGCACCCCGGAGGCGATCACCGCCGCGGGCACCTTCCGCGCCTGCCACTATCTGCGGGCGATGGCGATCTGGGCGCTCTGGGCCACCCACACCGACTGGCAACCGATCCCGGGGGCGGAGGCCCGCCCGTGA